GACAGAGGCGACGTTTCTGAGGTGAACCTTAAGATCAAGCTCACCATTACCGACACGAAGAACGTCCAAATCTTCCTGCCGGAGCACAACACGACGACACCGACGGTAGACCTCGGCTTAACCGGTCAGGTCAGCCGTGACGGCCGCACAACCGGCCGTCGGAATATCGACATGTGCCTGTACGACGGTTTCGGCTCGCATAGTTCGTGGTTCGATGTCAGGGTCGAAGACCAGGGGGCTATTGGCGCGGACCCGCCGCGCGATACGGATGTGTTTTCCGTCATTCATGATGGTATGTTTGGCCAGAAACCACATTGGCGGATCGATTACCACGTGAGCTACTCCCATAACGGGGAGCGCAGGAGACTCAACAATGGCGAGACGGTTCGCCTCCAAGGTGGGAGCAATACCGAAGCCAGGTCTGTGTATCTGCCGAACATTCCGGTTCCCGTCGTGTGCAAGCCGATGCCATTGACGCTGGAGACGCCGGAATTCAACGCCAAAGAGAAACGTGCGGGCAGCTACATGGGGAAGCTCAGAATAATCTTCTCCCCGTCGGCGCAGAGTCTATAGCGATGCGGCGGTTCTACGCGCCTATACACACGACATGGATTGCCGTTCCGAGGTGACTCACGCATCGCGTCCAGACATATGAAGCACCTCCTTTGCCCTTGGCAAGATGAGAAACCTGCGTCTATAAGCTAGCAGCACCGTCGAGCGCGGGGCGCATGTCGATCCGGCCTTCCCAGATCGAGCGCCTCCCGCATCTCAGATGCATCCGTGTGCCGGGCGGATCTTCCCGCCAGAGATTCGACCATGCCCGAGCGGTGTCGATTCCTGCGCCGACATGCCTTTATCGCGATGAGCACCTCCACTCGCGGTATCGGCTGACCCGTGCCGATACCGCTCAACCCAGCGTCCCCATTACGTCGAGCGTGTGATGCTCGGGAATCTCGTTGTAGGAAAGCACGTGCAGCGCGGGAGAAAACACTCGTGCATAGCGCGCGAGCAGCGGGCGCAGTTGCGGCGGCACCAGCAAAACCGGCGTCGAACCGCGTATCTTCATCTGCTCGGCGATGGCCGGCATGTTCGATTGCAGTTGTGTGAGCAGGTTCGGGGCGATGGCGAAGTTGTCCAGCGAGAACTTCCCCGTTTGCTGAGCCTGGCTCAGCGAAGCGAGCAACATACCCTCCAGTTCGCCCGCCACATTGAACACCGGGATCTCCCTCCTGGTACCGACGATCTTCCCGACAATCTCACGACGCAATGTGCATCGCACCTCGGCGGCGAGCAGAATCGGATCCTGGGTCGCCTCGGCATTCTCGAGCAACGTGGTGGCGACGGGCACAATGTTCTTGATCGAGACACCGTCGCCCAGCAGCGTACGGAAGACCTTGCGAAGTTGATTGTGCGTCATCACCTTTTCAAGCGCTTCGAGCAGCTTGGGAGCGAACTGCCCCAGGCGCTGCAGAACGGCGGCGACATCGTCGTGGGAAAACAGCTCTGCCAGGTGCTCGCGCAGTAGCTTGTCCAGATGCGTTGCCAATACGGATGCCCCGTCCACCACCTGATACCCCATGCCGAGCGCATTCGCCTTGTCCTCGGGACGGATCCAGGTGACTCGCATCCCGTAGGCGGGCTCCACGGCGGGAATACCGTCGAGGTCGCCGTACGTCGTCGGCGACGGGATCGCCATCAACATGTCGCTGTGCAACTCGCCCCGGGAAATCTCCACGCCATGCAGGCAGATCGCGTACTGCGACGGTTCGAGTCCCAGATCGTCGCGCACGGAAACCTCGGGGATCAGGAACCCCATTGTGTCGCTCAGCGTGCGGCGAATGCCGTCCACCCGACGTGTGAGCGGAGCGCCCTTGTCCTTGTCGATCAACGACACAAGGCGATAGCCGAGTTTGACGCCGACGACTTCCGTACGGGAAATGCTGTCCCAGTCCAGCGCGCTTACCGTGGCATCCCGGAGCGCGGATTCCACGGCTTGCATGTCGGCGTCGTCCTGCTCGGCCGGAACGTACCGACTGACACGCCAGCCGACATAAGCGAGCAAGGCGGCGAACGCCGCGAAGCTGACCCATGGCATGCCCGGGATGATCGCCAGTATCAGCATGACCGCCGAGCCGCTGTAGAGCACGTTCGGCGAGGCGAGCATCTGCCGGCCGACCTGCTTCTCGAAGTCGCCCGTGTCGCTCACCCGCGTGACGATGATGGCGGCCGCCGCGGCGAGCAGGAGCGATGGAATCTGCGCAACGAGGCCATCACCGATGGTCAGCAAGCCGTACTGGCGCAGGGCGTCGCCGAAGCTCAGGCCGTGCATCACCATGCCGATGGCCAGACCGCCGAGCAGGTTGATGACCAGCACCAGGATGCCGGCGACGGCATCGCCTCTGACGAACTTCGACGCGCCGTCCATCGCGCCGTAGAAGTCCGCTTCGGTGGTTACGTCGCGCCGGCGGGTCTGCGCCTGCTCCTGGTTGATGAGCCCGGAATTGAGATCGGCGTCGATGGCCATCTGCTTGCCCGGCAATGCATCGAGCGTAAAGCGTGCCGACACTTCCGAGATGCGCTCGGCGCCCTTGGTAACCACGACGAAGTTGATGATCATCAGAATGATGAACACCACGACGCCGACGACGAAGTTCCCTCCGATGACCACTTTGCCGAATGCTTCGATGACGTGACCGGCGGCGTTGGTGCCCTCGTGACCCTTGAGAAGCACGACGCGCGTGGACGCCACGTTAAGCGTGAGTCGCATGAGTGTGGAGGCCAGGATGACGGTCGGGAACACCGAGAAGTCGAGCGGTCGCTTGACCGATACGCTCACCAGGACGACCACGATCGCCATGACGATGTTGAACGTGAACAGCACGTCGAGCACCACCGGCGGCAACGGCAGGATCACCATCGACAGAATGGCGAGCAGCAGCACAGGCGTGGCGAGGCGGGTCTGCCGCAGATCGGCGAGAAGGCGAGACATTGAATTCATGACGGGTTAGCGATTGACGAGTGTTTCCGGAACGTCGATATGGGACGGCCTGTCGGGGCGCAGGCCCCGCTGACCTTGCCGGAAAGCGTGCAGCTGCATGACATAGTTGAGCACTTGCGCCACGGCGCGATACAGTGCCGCGGGAATCTGCTGGTTGACCTGGCTGGTGTTGTAGATCGCACGGGCTAACGGCGGCAGCGTGAGAACCTCGACGTTGTGCTCGCGCGCCAGTCGTCGAATGACCATGGCCATGTCGTCCACGCCTTTCGCAACGACAAACGGCGCTTCGGCCCGCGACGCGTCATATTTGAGCGCCACTGCGTAATGTGTCGGGTTGACGATCACCACGTCGGCGCCGGGAACCGAATTGAGCAGCCCACGGTGTGCGGCCTGACGCTGGAGCTGGCGCAACCGGCTCTTCACTTCGGGGCTGCCTTCGTTGTTCTTGTGCTCGTCCTTGACCTCTTTTTTCGACATGCGCTGATCGCGCAGGAACATGAGTTTCTGAAACGGGGCGTCAAGGAAAGCGAAAACGACCAGCACGGCGGCCATGACCAGCGACGCATCGAAGGTCAGCGACGTGCCGCCACGAATCGCCTCCGCCAGTGTCTTGCTCTGCAGATGCAGGAAGTCCCGAATGGACTGGTTCATGACAAACCAGAGCGTCGCGATCAGCGTTGCCACCTTGAGTACGGAGATACCGAACGTCCCGTAGTGCTTGAGCGACATCAGGCGCTTGAGATTCTGAATCGGGTTGAATCTGCTCGACTTGGGCATGAAGCCTTCCTTCGAGAACACCCAGCCGCCCGGATAGAGCGAGCCCAGCACAATGCACGCGGGAATGGCGAACAGGGGCAGCAGTATCGCGATGAGCATGCGCATGGCCGCGCCGACGGCGATGTGCCAGGCGTCGTCGAGCCTGCCGTGGCCGCTCAGGTCGGCGAACGCGACGGCGAAGAGCGCGCGGAAATCGTCGAGCCAACCCGGGGCGAGCATGATCATCAACTGAAGGGAGGCCAGAAGTCCGACGGCCGCGGCAAGATCGCGCGAGCGGGGCACCTGCCCCTTCCCGCGCGCCTTGCTCAGCTTCTGCCCGGACGGTTTTTCGGTCTTGTCGCCGGATTCACCTGACACCAGTGGCTCCCAGATGCTGCTCCAGCAATCCCAGCACGTGCTCCGACATCTTTACGTAATGACTGGGCATCACACTGATCAGATAGACCAGCATGAGCATGCCGAAGATGATGGTGACCGCGAAACCGAGCGAGAAGATGTTGATGGTGGGCACGGCCCGCGACGTGAAGCCGTTGCCGATCTGAATGACCAACGACGAGAAGATGATCGGGATCGCGAGCAGCATGGCGGCGGATAGCAGCCACCCGACCTGATACGCGAGCGGGCGCAGCGACATGAGATCTATCGGATGTCCGACCGGCCATACGCGAAAGCTCGTGTAGAGAATCTGTGTCACGACGAGATGCCCGTCGATCGCGAAGAAGAGCAGAATGCACAGTAGGTACAGCACGCCGGAAATCACGTCCGACGAGCTGCCATTGAGCGGATCGTTCATGACTGCCATCGCGAGTCCCATCTGCGATGAAAAGAGATAGCCCAGCACCATGAACGCGGCCAGCACCAGGTGCAGCGTCGCTCCGAACAGCAGGCCGATGAGGATCTGCTGCGCGGCCAGCACGGCGCCCGAGAGCGAGACGGGATCGATGTCCGTCGACGGAGAGACCGGCAGTGCGATGCCGGAGAGCAACACGGAGAGCGCGACGCGCACGCGTGCCGGCACCACCGCTTCCCCCAGGATCGGCGCGGCGCTCAGGGCGGCGAGAATCCGGCAAAAGGGCCACCACAGCCGCGCCAGCATGTCGGGCGCGGCGAGCATGAAAGCCTCCATTGCCTATCCCACCAACAGAGCGGCCCGCTCGAAGACGCTGACGCAATAATCCATCAGATACTGCGTACCCCAATGTCCGCCGATCATGAGCACGACGAGCGTGGTCAGCAGGCGCGGCAGAAAGCTGAGCGTTTGTTCGTTGATCGAAGTCGCGGCCTGGAACAGACTGACGAGCAAGCCCACGACGAGGCTCGGCATGACCACGCCGGCAATGAGCACCGTGGCGATCCGCAGGGCCTGCCCGACGATTTCTACGGCGATATCCGCGGTCAGCATCAAAAGGCCCGGATACTGGTGGCAAGGGTGTTCACGGTGAGTGTCCACCCGTCGATCATCACGAAGAGCAGCAGCTTGAGCGGCAGCGAGATGACCAGCGGCGAGAGCATCATCATGCCCATCGCCATCAACACCGAGGCGACGACAAGGTCGATGACGAGAAACGGTACGAACAGCATCGCACCGACCTGAAACGCGGTCTTGAGCTCGCTGAGACTGAACGCCGCGGCCTTGACGATGAAGCTGTGGTCCTCGGGTTTTGCGACGTCGGTCTCGTTCGACAGCCGCGAGACCTGCGAAAGACTGGCCTTGCTCGTCTGGGCGAGCATGAAGCGCGATAGCGGTTTCTCGCCTTGCGCCATGGCTTCCCTGAACGTGATCTTGTCCTGGTCGAACGGCTCGATGGCGTTATTCCATATCTCGACGCCAACGGGGCGCATCACCAGCAGTGTGAGAAGCAGCGCTACTCCTGTGATGACGCGGCTCGGCAGCCCTTGCTGGAGCCCGAGCGCCTGGCGCAGCAGGGCCAGAACGATGACGAAGCGCACGAAGCTCGTCATTACCATGACCAGCGCGGGGAGCAAGCCCAGCAGCGTCATGAAGAGCAGGATCTGCGTCTTCGGGCTGAAGTCGCGCGGCATGCCGAGGGCTTCGGCCGGCAGGGTTAGCGGCTCCGCGGTCGCGGGCATGGACAGCAGGGCAGCCACTACGAGAGCCGCGGCGCCGAGCGTACGCCGCGATGTCCACAACTTCATGGCATGAAACGCCCGAGGTCTTCCAGATGGAGCACCTTCAAGCCGTAGTTTTCGCCGCATACCACCACCTCGGCCTGGCCGACCGCGGTGCCGTTGACCTTGACCTCCAGCGGCTCGCCCGCAAGACGGTCGAGTTCGAGCACCGAACCCTGCTCGATTGCCATCAGCTCGGCGAGCGACACGATGGTGTTGCCGACTTCGAGCGTCAGTCGCACGGGAATGCGCGCGAGCAGGTTCATGGGGTCACGACGCGGTGCGGCGGGAGACGGGGGAGCCGGCGTCTCCTCCGTGTCGCCGGGAAGGTCTTCGAGCAGTGCGTCGAGATCGGAGTTGTCGTGCTGGTCCATCGGTTAGTCCAGAAAATTGAATGAGGTCAGGCAAAGCTTGCCGTTGTGTTCCGCGACGATCGCGGTGAAGACGTCGGAATCTCCGGCGAACACGCGCGCGGCGGCGGGCATGCGCACCGGCAGGATGTCCCCCTTGCGCAGGCGCAGCAGCTCGCCGAAAGGGACTTCCATCTCCAGCAGACGGGCAGTCAGCGTCACGCGCAACTCGTGGGAAAGCACTGCGCCGCCTCTCGCCGTGCGGGGCGGGCGCTGGAGGGTGCCGGAGAGCTTCTCGAACAGCCGGTCCTGCCAGACACCGTCGAGGGAGACGCCCAAGTCCCCCAAATGCTCACCCGCCGCGCTGCAAATCCGGCAGACCGCGAACAGATCCGGGTGGTGTGCGACCGGCGCCACGTCGTCGGGCGGCGTCTGTCCATGCTCCGGGGCGATGCACCGGGCGACAGCCTGGGCAAGCTCCGCGGCGAGCGATCCGGCGAGTCGGCGCTCGGTGGCCGTCTCGGCGGCAATGGCCGGCTGCGGTTCGGCGGTGGGAAGGGGAAGGGGAAGTGGCATGGCGTCGGTCGACTCGGAGGCACCGTTCGCGTCGATCGGGCCGACATTGCCGTCCGTTCCCCCCTCGTTGTCCGAACTTCGCGCGCGCTTGCCAGGCATGCCGTGTGGCGTGCCATAGCGCACCTCGAGGAGCTTGAGCAACAGGGCGCGCTCCATATGGACGCCGATGCGGCCAGCCCCCAAGGACTGATGGCGCCATGGCCATGCGCGCATCTGCGGCGAATGGGTCGAAAACGTCACGGTGGTGACGCGCAGCGAAGCGCCTGCCCGGCGGCTCAGCCGCATGATGAACTGCTGCCCCAGGTGCTGTTTGAGCGCTTCGCCAAACGTGCCAAGCAAATGGGTCGGTCGCCCGAGCATGCGCGGATCGAGCGCAGTACAGCGGGTCGCATCGGTGGATTGTCTGCCTGACCGAATTGCCATGTATTTATTTGCCTAGTTTAAGTACGGCGACGAGTTCGTCGCTTTCATCTTGCAGGAGAACAACTCGCTGATTCTGGAGGGGGGGCGGGCAGGCGTCCACCAAAAAACCAGCAAAGAATCCGATCTTTCGTGAGTTGATCTGAATCTGTCTGAATTTCCCTGAAGGCCGCATCCCGTGGGTGTTTTCGGGTGGTTCGCCTGATGTTTTCCGTGTTCGCCGGGATGGTTGGTGTGGGGGGGTGTGGCGGTGAGGCGGTTGGCGCATCTCGGTGGTGGCGTGTCTGGGGTTTTCATGAGGTTTCAGGAGTCTTCAGGATTAATCGCTGGCACCCGATTTCGGTGGATTGGACAATCGCCCTTCAACCGGTTTTATCCGCACCGACAGACGATTCGCTGCCACGGGTGCCGCACGAAAGCCGTGTTGAGTACATCACCGTCCATTGCTGATCGATAGCAACGGACGGTCTGCGCAGCAACGCAAGGAAATGTGGGAAATGACGACGCAATCGATACAGCAGGTGGGG
The Pandoraea pulmonicola DNA segment above includes these coding regions:
- a CDS encoding flagellar biosynthetic protein FliQ, which codes for MLTADIAVEIVGQALRIATVLIAGVVMPSLVVGLLVSLFQAATSINEQTLSFLPRLLTTLVVLMIGGHWGTQYLMDYCVSVFERAALLVG
- the fliN gene encoding flagellar motor switch protein FliN; the encoded protein is MDQHDNSDLDALLEDLPGDTEETPAPPSPAAPRRDPMNLLARIPVRLTLEVGNTIVSLAELMAIEQGSVLELDRLAGEPLEVKVNGTAVGQAEVVVCGENYGLKVLHLEDLGRFMP
- the fliR gene encoding flagellar biosynthetic protein FliR yields the protein MEAFMLAAPDMLARLWWPFCRILAALSAAPILGEAVVPARVRVALSVLLSGIALPVSPSTDIDPVSLSGAVLAAQQILIGLLFGATLHLVLAAFMVLGYLFSSQMGLAMAVMNDPLNGSSSDVISGVLYLLCILLFFAIDGHLVVTQILYTSFRVWPVGHPIDLMSLRPLAYQVGWLLSAAMLLAIPIIFSSLVIQIGNGFTSRAVPTINIFSLGFAVTIIFGMLMLVYLISVMPSHYVKMSEHVLGLLEQHLGATGVR
- a CDS encoding FliM/FliN family flagellar motor switch protein yields the protein MAIRSGRQSTDATRCTALDPRMLGRPTHLLGTFGEALKQHLGQQFIMRLSRRAGASLRVTTVTFSTHSPQMRAWPWRHQSLGAGRIGVHMERALLLKLLEVRYGTPHGMPGKRARSSDNEGGTDGNVGPIDANGASESTDAMPLPLPLPTAEPQPAIAAETATERRLAGSLAAELAQAVARCIAPEHGQTPPDDVAPVAHHPDLFAVCRICSAAGEHLGDLGVSLDGVWQDRLFEKLSGTLQRPPRTARGGAVLSHELRVTLTARLLEMEVPFGELLRLRKGDILPVRMPAAARVFAGDSDVFTAIVAEHNGKLCLTSFNFLD
- the fliP gene encoding flagellar type III secretion system pore protein FliP (The bacterial flagellar biogenesis protein FliP forms a type III secretion system (T3SS)-type pore required for flagellar assembly.), coding for MKLWTSRRTLGAAALVVAALLSMPATAEPLTLPAEALGMPRDFSPKTQILLFMTLLGLLPALVMVMTSFVRFVIVLALLRQALGLQQGLPSRVITGVALLLTLLVMRPVGVEIWNNAIEPFDQDKITFREAMAQGEKPLSRFMLAQTSKASLSQVSRLSNETDVAKPEDHSFIVKAAAFSLSELKTAFQVGAMLFVPFLVIDLVVASVLMAMGMMMLSPLVISLPLKLLLFVMIDGWTLTVNTLATSIRAF
- the flhA gene encoding flagellar biosynthesis protein FlhA; translated protein: MNSMSRLLADLRQTRLATPVLLLAILSMVILPLPPVVLDVLFTFNIVMAIVVVLVSVSVKRPLDFSVFPTVILASTLMRLTLNVASTRVVLLKGHEGTNAAGHVIEAFGKVVIGGNFVVGVVVFIILMIINFVVVTKGAERISEVSARFTLDALPGKQMAIDADLNSGLINQEQAQTRRRDVTTEADFYGAMDGASKFVRGDAVAGILVLVINLLGGLAIGMVMHGLSFGDALRQYGLLTIGDGLVAQIPSLLLAAAAAIIVTRVSDTGDFEKQVGRQMLASPNVLYSGSAVMLILAIIPGMPWVSFAAFAALLAYVGWRVSRYVPAEQDDADMQAVESALRDATVSALDWDSISRTEVVGVKLGYRLVSLIDKDKGAPLTRRVDGIRRTLSDTMGFLIPEVSVRDDLGLEPSQYAICLHGVEISRGELHSDMLMAIPSPTTYGDLDGIPAVEPAYGMRVTWIRPEDKANALGMGYQVVDGASVLATHLDKLLREHLAELFSHDDVAAVLQRLGQFAPKLLEALEKVMTHNQLRKVFRTLLGDGVSIKNIVPVATTLLENAEATQDPILLAAEVRCTLRREIVGKIVGTRREIPVFNVAGELEGMLLASLSQAQQTGKFSLDNFAIAPNLLTQLQSNMPAIAEQMKIRGSTPVLLVPPQLRPLLARYARVFSPALHVLSYNEIPEHHTLDVMGTLG
- the flhB gene encoding flagellar type III secretion system protein FlhB, which translates into the protein MVSGESGDKTEKPSGQKLSKARGKGQVPRSRDLAAAVGLLASLQLMIMLAPGWLDDFRALFAVAFADLSGHGRLDDAWHIAVGAAMRMLIAILLPLFAIPACIVLGSLYPGGWVFSKEGFMPKSSRFNPIQNLKRLMSLKHYGTFGISVLKVATLIATLWFVMNQSIRDFLHLQSKTLAEAIRGGTSLTFDASLVMAAVLVVFAFLDAPFQKLMFLRDQRMSKKEVKDEHKNNEGSPEVKSRLRQLQRQAAHRGLLNSVPGADVVIVNPTHYAVALKYDASRAEAPFVVAKGVDDMAMVIRRLAREHNVEVLTLPPLARAIYNTSQVNQQIPAALYRAVAQVLNYVMQLHAFRQGQRGLRPDRPSHIDVPETLVNR
- a CDS encoding CfaE/CblD family pilus tip adhesin is translated as MRILRAFVLMPLLSAVLVSLALILSTGEVLAEDIAPVDINEDREVPAFDLSQGHPDFILWDNRLIASGENNPALDPPKDWTNGTFLCHSDTDASVGACPTVDQRNLTSRKPYTEVRLRFVERRSRAVHVVTFVGYKGLPGYIEQQALDEEAGCEEKKLTLLARIPATEFKRFPSGGIWDAHWKLRLHRRDRGDVSEVNLKIKLTITDTKNVQIFLPEHNTTTPTVDLGLTGQVSRDGRTTGRRNIDMCLYDGFGSHSSWFDVRVEDQGAIGADPPRDTDVFSVIHDGMFGQKPHWRIDYHVSYSHNGERRRLNNGETVRLQGGSNTEARSVYLPNIPVPVVCKPMPLTLETPEFNAKEKRAGSYMGKLRIIFSPSAQSL